From one Humulus lupulus chromosome 8, drHumLupu1.1, whole genome shotgun sequence genomic stretch:
- the LOC133796672 gene encoding uncharacterized protein LOC133796672: protein MPIKENPEMSRRRGRVVVVGGTGYLGQHVLQAFSETPGASHFDLAFTHFSNPPPQSLLHNSLAFHVDLRTGQGFQAISDTFGKPDVVVNCAALSVPRVCEADPAAAMSINVPSSLVNWLLSFEVNNTLLVHLSTDQVYEGLKSFYKEEDEAVPVNVYGKSKVAAEQFIAEKCSNFAILRSSIIFGPQTISPVPKSLPIQWIDSVLSKGNAIDFFHDEFRCPVYVKDVVSIILALSEKWISDGKQIQLLLNAGGPDRVSRVQMAEIVADVRGYDKSLIKSVSASSIDRGVKSPADISMDITKLIQTLGISPISFEDGVRLTLASEAKS from the exons ATGCCCATCAAAGAAAATCCAGAGATGAGTCGAAGGAGAGGGAGAGTTGTGGTGGTGGGAGGCACAGGCTACTTGGGTCAACAtgttcttcaagccttttctgaGACCCCCGGAGCCTCCCACTTCGATCTCGCTTTTACCCACTTCTCCAATCCTCCTCCTCAGTCTTTGCTCCACAATTCTCTCGCTTTTCATGTTGATCTCAGAACTGGCCAAGGTTTTCAAGCCATTTCTGATACATTTGGCAAG CCAGATGTTGTGGTGAATTGTGCCGCACTCTCTGTACCTCGAGTCTGTGAAGCTGATCCTGCTGCTGCTATGTCTATTAACGTGCCATCTTCGCTTGTAAATTGGTTATTAAGTTTTGAAGTGAATAACACCTTGTTGGTCCATTTGTCAACTGATCAGG TTTATGAAGGGTTGAAGTCTTTTtacaaagaagaagatgaagctgTTCCAGTTAATGTTTATGGGAAATCAAAAGTTGCAGCAGAACAGTTTATTGCTGAAAAATGCTCAAATTTTGCAATTCTAAGAAGCAGTATCATCTTTGGGCCACAGACAATCTCACCAGTACCAAAATCTCTTCCAATTCAG TGGATTGATAGCGTCCTCTCCAAAGGAAATGCTATTGACTTCTTTCATGATGAATTTCGCTGCCCAGTGTATGTCAAGGATGTTGTTTCCATCATACTTGCTCTATCAGAAAAATGGATATCAG ACGGCAAGCAAATACAGCTGCTACTAAACGCCGGCGGACCAGACAGGGTGTCCCGTGTTCAAATGGCCGAGATAGTTGCAGATGTCAGAGGATACGATAAATCATTGATTAAATCAGTGTCTGCATCCTCA ATTGATCGTGGAGTGAAATCTCCTGCTGACATATCCATGGATATCACCAAACTGATTCAGACACTTGGTATTTCCCCAATTTCATTTGAAGATGGCGTGAGATTGACTCTTGCAAGCGAAGCTAAATCTTGA
- the LOC133795237 gene encoding uncharacterized protein LOC133795237, whose product MGLSLIFESRDKDIIVEADMLCWVLWKARNDVEWNQKFSSVDKVMLSTRTGLDQWLDAQERCLESSLSFERNGNGREHWNKPLANMIKINVDAATFVSEGKHGFGCVARNHEEEVIEAIVGSKVERVKPVEAEALGVKEALSWIKQKNWQAVIIETDCLNVVQVIRTTTGMVSSFGLVISDCKVFLGSLCSVEVFFVKQSANKITHYLARE is encoded by the coding sequence ATGGGTCTTTCATTGATTTTTGAGTCACGTGATAAGGACATTATAGTTGAAGCAGACATGTTGTGTTGGGTACTTTGGAAAGCTAGGAATGATGTGGAGTGGAATCAAAAGTTTTCTTCAGTAGACAAGGTAATGTTATCAACTAGAACTGGTCTTGATCAATGGTTAGATGCTCAGGAAAGATGTTTGGAGTCGTCTTTGTCATTTGAACGAAATGGAAATGGAAGAGAGCATTGGAACAAGCCTTTGGCAAATATGATCAAGATAAATGTTGATGCTGCTACTTTTGTAAGTGAAGGAAAACATGGGTTTGGGTGTGTGGCTAGGAACCATGAGGAGGAGGTGATTGAAGCTATAGTAGGATCCAAGGTGGAAAGGGTGAAGCCAGTGGAGGCGGAAGCATTGGGGGTTAAGGAAGCATTGAGCTGGATCAAGCAAAAAAATTGGCAGGCAGTAATCATTGAAACAGATTGTCTTAATGTTGTTCAGGTCATTCGTACCACTACAGGAATGGTGTCTTCCTTTGGGCTAGTTATCAGTGATTGTAAGGTCTTTCTGGGTAGCTTATGTAGTGTTGAAGTATTTTTTGTTAAACAGTCTGCAAACAAAATTACTCATTACCTCGCTAGAGAATGA